From Deinococcus terrestris, one genomic window encodes:
- a CDS encoding macro domain-containing protein yields the protein MPLQLVQGDIARERTCAVVTAANKELAGGGGVDGVIHRAAGPELLRAIRQIGGTPTGTAVITPAFNLERQGVRFVIHAVGPVWRGGGQGEAELLAGAYRESLRLTVEHGCDSVALPAISTGVYGYPLREAAEVTLRTLHDFLAEHPGLTVRLVLHGEEAVRAFREAEAGWGGESRA from the coding sequence ATGCCCCTCCAGCTTGTTCAGGGGGACATCGCCCGCGAGCGCACCTGCGCCGTCGTGACGGCGGCCAACAAGGAACTGGCGGGTGGGGGCGGCGTGGACGGCGTGATTCACCGCGCCGCCGGGCCGGAACTGCTGCGGGCCATCCGGCAGATTGGGGGCACGCCGACCGGAACGGCGGTGATCACTCCGGCCTTCAACCTGGAGCGTCAGGGCGTGCGCTTTGTGATCCACGCCGTCGGCCCGGTCTGGCGCGGCGGCGGGCAGGGCGAGGCGGAGTTGCTGGCCGGGGCTTACCGCGAGAGCTTGCGGTTGACCGTAGAGCATGGCTGCGACTCGGTGGCCCTGCCCGCCATCAGCACCGGGGTCTACGGCTACCCGCTCCGGGAGGCGGCTGAGGTCACCTTACGGACCCTCCACGACTTTCTGGCTGAGCATCCTGGCCTCACCGTGCGGCTGGTGCTGCATGGGGAGGAGGCGGTGCGGGCGTTCCGGGAGGCGGAGGCCGGGTGGGGTGGTGAGAGCCGCGCATAA
- the gmk gene encoding guanylate kinase yields the protein MMVTVPDAAPGPDPTPQPRPARGLLLVITGASGVGKGTLRERWLAGQDVFYSTSWTTREARPGERDGVDYVFVTPEVFLNKARQRGFLEHAQFVGNHYGTPIEPIEAALARGQDVVLEIEVEGAMQVKDRLGDEAILIFIMPPSLTELRRRLTGRATETPERIEKRLARAREEIMHAHDFRYVVVNDDLDRAVEELRAVQQAERARQRPEAEWTEEDRAAGRLAHTVRSAALSSEDLRRVVES from the coding sequence ATGATGGTGACTGTACCGGACGCTGCCCCTGGCCCTGACCCCACTCCCCAGCCCCGCCCAGCACGGGGCCTGCTGCTCGTGATCACCGGGGCGTCCGGGGTGGGCAAGGGCACCCTGCGTGAGCGCTGGCTGGCCGGGCAGGACGTGTTCTACTCAACCTCGTGGACCACCCGCGAGGCCCGGCCCGGCGAGCGTGACGGGGTGGACTACGTGTTCGTGACGCCCGAAGTCTTTCTGAACAAGGCCCGGCAGCGCGGCTTTCTGGAGCACGCGCAGTTCGTGGGCAACCACTACGGCACACCCATCGAACCCATCGAGGCGGCCCTCGCACGGGGACAGGACGTGGTGCTGGAGATCGAGGTGGAGGGCGCCATGCAGGTCAAGGACCGCCTGGGCGACGAGGCCATCCTGATTTTCATCATGCCTCCCAGCCTCACCGAGCTGCGCCGCCGCCTGACCGGCCGCGCGACCGAGACGCCCGAGCGCATCGAGAAGCGCCTTGCCCGCGCCCGCGAGGAGATCATGCACGCCCACGACTTCCGCTACGTGGTGGTCAACGACGACCTGGACCGCGCCGTGGAGGAGTTGCGGGCTGTGCAGCAGGCCGAGCGTGCCCGCCAGCGCCCCGAGGCCGAATGGACCGAGGAGGACCGCGCCGCGGGGCGCCTGGCCCACACCGTCCGCAGCGCGGCGCTGAGCTCCGAGGACCTGCGCCGCGTGGTGGAGAGCTAG
- a CDS encoding Lrp/AsnC family transcriptional regulator — protein MVTAIVMVQAERQRIQETAEALAGVPGVREVYSVTGEWDIVVVLKLERYEDLDDVVTGHLRRVEGIARTQTMLAFRTYSEALLDQGFGVGLDEGGPFS, from the coding sequence ATGGTCACAGCAATCGTGATGGTGCAGGCCGAGCGCCAGCGCATCCAGGAAACCGCCGAGGCCCTTGCAGGAGTACCCGGCGTGCGCGAGGTGTACTCGGTGACGGGCGAGTGGGACATCGTGGTGGTGCTGAAACTGGAGCGCTACGAGGACCTCGACGACGTGGTGACCGGCCACCTGCGCCGGGTCGAGGGCATCGCCCGCACCCAGACCATGCTGGCGTTCCGCACCTACAGCGAAGCGCTGCTCGACCAGGGCTTTGGCGTTGGGCTGGACGAAGGCGGGCCATTTTCCTGA
- the ahbA gene encoding siroheme decarboxylase subunit alpha, translating into MTAPAPAPAPATPTPREHLLNRIQKDIPIVQRPYRALAEEVGLTEQEALAILREVKEEGVLRQVSAIFDTRTLGYKSSLVAAEYDEDQLDAGAEVVNGHPGVSHNYKRNHAFNLWYTIAVPPESDLEAHVQKLHELSGAKVTRLMPTLHLFKIGVEFDMSGKEDWNAKAKPQYTAEQRNVGYEVTDLDRAFVLEFQKDLPITEEPYADACAALGLTTDELAAHAQKMKHVGALRRVSAVFRHQKAGFTFNAMGVWAVPQERVAEVGRQMAEFKAVSHCYLRPTYPEWPYTIFTMVHGRSKEEAFGKIAAIEQEVAPGLEHAILYSTKEYKKVRLEFYQPEFYGWAREHLGTEA; encoded by the coding sequence ATGACGGCTCCTGCCCCTGCGCCCGCCCCGGCGACCCCCACGCCGCGCGAGCACCTGCTCAACCGCATCCAGAAGGACATCCCCATCGTGCAGCGGCCCTACCGCGCTCTGGCCGAGGAGGTCGGGCTGACCGAGCAAGAGGCGCTGGCGATCCTGCGTGAGGTCAAGGAGGAGGGCGTGCTGCGGCAGGTCAGCGCGATCTTCGATACCCGGACTCTGGGCTACAAGTCCAGCCTCGTCGCCGCCGAGTACGATGAAGACCAGCTCGACGCGGGGGCCGAGGTTGTCAACGGGCATCCTGGCGTGAGCCACAACTACAAGCGCAACCATGCCTTCAACCTCTGGTACACCATCGCGGTGCCGCCCGAGAGCGACCTCGAAGCGCATGTGCAGAAGCTGCACGAGTTGAGCGGTGCCAAAGTCACCCGGCTGATGCCCACCCTGCACCTCTTCAAGATCGGCGTCGAGTTCGACATGAGCGGCAAGGAGGACTGGAACGCCAAGGCGAAGCCCCAGTACACCGCCGAGCAGCGCAACGTCGGCTACGAGGTGACCGACCTTGACCGCGCCTTCGTGCTGGAGTTCCAGAAGGACCTGCCGATCACCGAGGAACCGTACGCCGACGCCTGCGCCGCGCTGGGCCTGACCACCGACGAACTGGCCGCCCACGCCCAGAAGATGAAGCATGTGGGGGCGCTGCGGCGTGTCTCCGCTGTGTTCCGGCACCAGAAGGCCGGGTTTACCTTCAACGCGATGGGCGTGTGGGCCGTGCCCCAGGAGCGCGTGGCCGAGGTGGGCCGCCAGATGGCCGAGTTCAAGGCCGTCAGCCACTGCTACCTGCGCCCGACTTACCCCGAGTGGCCCTACACCATCTTCACGATGGTCCACGGCCGGAGCAAGGAAGAAGCGTTCGGCAAGATCGCGGCCATCGAGCAGGAGGTCGCGCCCGGCCTGGAGCACGCCATCCTGTACTCGACCAAGGAGTACAAGAAAGTCCGGCTGGAGTTTTACCAGCCCGAGTTCTATGGGTGGGCGCGGGAGCATCTGGGGACTGAGGCCTGA
- a CDS encoding alpha/beta hydrolase family protein has translation MEGVTDAALERLVARQPISIQALREREYLGSALTVVQTLPSGVNYSRQVVSYESDGLTIYALLTVPNGTPPEGGWPAIVFNHGYIPPDVYRTTERYVAYQDAFARAGFVTMKSDYRGHGNSEGEATGGYNDPGYTVDVLNAAASLKRDGRVNRGRIGLWGHSMGGQLSLRAMLVDRELRAASLWAGVVAGYDVLATDWGRGPGEDRPALDPLNRRYLRALSPNAYLEDLNGRSLQLHHGTADEDVPYSFQQALAGDLREAGQGFTAYRYEGDDHNLSRNLGLALRRSVVFFQEHL, from the coding sequence CTGGAGGGAGTCACGGACGCCGCCCTGGAGCGCCTGGTCGCCCGGCAGCCCATCAGCATTCAGGCGCTGCGGGAGCGTGAGTATCTCGGCAGCGCCCTGACGGTCGTGCAGACCCTTCCCTCCGGCGTCAACTACTCACGGCAGGTCGTGAGCTACGAGTCGGACGGGCTGACCATCTACGCGCTGCTGACGGTCCCGAACGGCACCCCGCCGGAGGGAGGCTGGCCCGCCATCGTCTTCAATCACGGCTATATCCCGCCGGACGTGTACCGCACCACCGAGCGGTATGTCGCCTATCAGGACGCCTTTGCGCGGGCAGGCTTCGTCACCATGAAAAGCGACTACCGGGGCCACGGCAATTCGGAGGGCGAGGCGACCGGCGGCTACAACGACCCCGGCTACACGGTGGACGTGCTCAACGCGGCGGCCAGCCTCAAGCGCGACGGGCGGGTCAACCGGGGCCGGATCGGGCTGTGGGGGCACTCGATGGGCGGCCAGCTCTCGCTGCGGGCGATGCTGGTGGACCGCGAGCTGCGGGCCGCCTCGCTGTGGGCGGGCGTGGTCGCCGGGTACGACGTGCTGGCGACCGACTGGGGGCGGGGTCCCGGCGAGGATCGGCCCGCGCTGGACCCGCTCAACCGCCGCTACCTGCGGGCGCTCAGCCCCAACGCGTATCTGGAGGACCTGAACGGGCGGTCCCTCCAGCTTCACCACGGCACCGCCGACGAGGACGTGCCCTACAGCTTTCAGCAGGCGCTGGCCGGGGACCTGCGCGAGGCCGGTCAGGGCTTCACCGCCTACCGCTACGAGGGCGACGACCACAACCTCAGCCGCAACCTAGGGCTGGCGCTGCGGCGGAGCGTGGTCTTTTTTCAGGAGCACCTGTAG
- a CDS encoding alpha/beta hydrolase family protein → MTRPLALALLGALTLAAPAGAQSAAALAKVDAAQMSIPAARQKSYPGSTLTVRQTLAAGVNYRRYVVSYLSEGLRINALLTVPNGTPPKGGWPAIVFNHGYIPPNVYRTTERYVAYQDAFARAGFVTLKSDYRGHGSSQGEALGGYFAPGYTTDVMNALGSLKRDSRVNAARIGMWGHSMGGFLTLRAMAIDPTIKAGVIWAGVVADYDGIMNDWNSPVPASIPRAVLELRQKAVAKYGTPGSNPAFWNKLSANSYLKDLGGPLQLHIGTADEDVPVLFHERLAAQMKAVGKPVQSYVYPGDNHDLTRNLGTALARSVAFFKARL, encoded by the coding sequence ATGACCCGCCCCCTTGCCCTCGCCCTGCTGGGCGCCCTGACCCTCGCGGCCCCCGCCGGGGCACAATCCGCCGCCGCCCTCGCCAAGGTGGACGCCGCGCAGATGAGCATCCCCGCCGCCCGGCAGAAGAGCTATCCCGGCAGTACGCTGACCGTGCGGCAGACCCTGGCCGCCGGGGTGAACTACCGCCGCTACGTCGTGAGTTACCTCTCGGAGGGCCTGCGGATCAACGCCCTGCTCACCGTGCCGAACGGCACCCCGCCGAAGGGCGGCTGGCCCGCCATCGTCTTCAACCACGGCTATATCCCGCCGAACGTCTACCGCACCACTGAGCGCTACGTCGCCTACCAGGACGCCTTCGCCCGTGCGGGGTTCGTGACCCTCAAGAGCGATTACCGGGGCCACGGCTCCAGCCAGGGAGAGGCCCTGGGCGGCTACTTCGCACCTGGCTACACCACCGACGTGATGAACGCGCTGGGCAGCCTCAAGCGCGACTCCCGCGTCAACGCGGCCCGCATCGGCATGTGGGGGCACTCCATGGGCGGGTTCCTGACCCTGCGGGCGATGGCGATTGACCCCACGATCAAGGCGGGCGTGATCTGGGCTGGGGTGGTCGCCGACTACGACGGCATCATGAACGACTGGAACAGCCCGGTCCCCGCCTCCATTCCCCGCGCCGTGCTGGAGCTGCGCCAGAAGGCCGTCGCCAAGTACGGCACACCGGGGAGCAACCCCGCTTTCTGGAACAAGCTCAGCGCCAACTCGTACCTGAAAGACCTCGGTGGCCCCCTGCAACTGCACATCGGCACCGCCGACGAGGACGTGCCGGTCCTGTTCCACGAGCGCCTCGCGGCGCAGATGAAAGCGGTGGGCAAGCCCGTCCAGAGCTACGTCTACCCCGGCGACAACCACGACCTGACGCGGAACCTGGGCACGGCACTGGCGAGGTCGGTGGCCTTTTTCAAGGCGCGGCTGTGA
- a CDS encoding MFS transporter produces MLWTRPLVMLRLMALLLLSELVRTGLLVSVLPQAAPGLGWGAAAVGLIVGAHYLADGLAKGPVGWLSERLGLGRVLALGAALGLGVVLGARLAPGPGWVVLAAGLWGVGYAVLWPGLMSMSQALARPGYAARALAVSGVAVAPAILGGVLGIGPLMQARPEAAWALLAGAQGAALLLALSLLGLRLPAAGAVAGGLWRGWQRVATLLPAAFAQTLAPGLFVPLLYPLLERLGLDLSDLLGPGLLALASFGVGLTLAGRLADRAHPRRALTPGLVGLALTFALAAPPGVEDRLLVLAPLLGLGYGAFLAGWNGLVGRVLPKANRAAAWGTVMAVEALGFAVGPVLGGLAWAAAGPGGVFALGALVFLLAEAYYLWPGRAVARISPHADGSL; encoded by the coding sequence ATGCTCTGGACCCGCCCTCTGGTGATGCTGCGGCTGATGGCCCTGCTGCTGCTGAGCGAGCTGGTCCGCACCGGGCTGCTGGTGTCCGTGCTGCCGCAGGCCGCGCCGGGGCTGGGGTGGGGAGCGGCGGCGGTGGGGCTGATCGTGGGAGCGCACTACCTCGCCGACGGGCTGGCGAAGGGACCGGTGGGCTGGCTCTCCGAGCGCCTGGGCCTGGGCCGGGTGCTGGCGCTGGGGGCCGCGCTGGGGCTGGGCGTGGTCCTGGGGGCGCGGCTGGCGCCGGGGCCGGGCTGGGTGGTGCTGGCCGCCGGGCTGTGGGGGGTAGGGTACGCGGTCCTGTGGCCGGGACTGATGAGCATGTCGCAGGCGCTGGCCCGGCCCGGCTACGCGGCGCGGGCGCTCGCGGTGTCCGGGGTGGCGGTGGCCCCGGCCATCCTGGGCGGTGTGCTGGGCATCGGGCCACTGATGCAGGCCCGGCCGGAGGCCGCCTGGGCGCTGCTCGCGGGGGCACAGGGAGCGGCGCTGCTCCTCGCGTTGAGTCTGCTGGGGCTGCGGCTTCCGGCGGCGGGAGCGGTGGCCGGGGGCCTGTGGCGCGGCTGGCAGCGGGTCGCCACCCTGCTCCCCGCCGCTTTCGCTCAGACGTTGGCGCCGGGCCTGTTTGTGCCGTTGCTCTATCCCCTGCTGGAGCGGCTGGGCCTGGACCTGAGCGACCTGCTGGGGCCGGGGCTGCTCGCTCTGGCGAGCTTCGGGGTGGGCCTGACCCTCGCCGGGCGCCTCGCGGACCGGGCGCATCCGCGCCGCGCCCTGACGCCGGGGCTGGTGGGGCTGGCCCTGACCTTCGCGCTCGCGGCGCCGCCGGGGGTAGAAGACCGCCTCCTCGTCCTCGCGCCGCTGCTGGGCCTGGGGTACGGAGCTTTTCTCGCCGGGTGGAACGGGCTGGTGGGCCGGGTGCTGCCGAAGGCCAACCGCGCCGCCGCCTGGGGCACCGTGATGGCGGTCGAGGCCCTGGGCTTCGCGGTCGGGCCGGTGTTGGGGGGCCTCGCGTGGGCGGCGGCCGGGCCGGGGGGGGTCTTCGCGCTGGGGGCGCTCGTCTTCCTGCTGGCGGAGGCTTATTACCTATGGCCGGGCCGGGCGGTGGCCCGTATCTCGCCGCACGCGGACGGGTCGCTGTAG
- a CDS encoding PIG-L family deacetylase — protein MTLLPFRTVYGTAQPLDWLCLAPHPDDAEIGAGGTLIRLAQSGRAVGILELSRGERGTQGTPEEREAECVAAAGIMGLGWRGQVELPDGGLADTPGGAHALAAALRAVRPRVLLVPHHRDRHPDHFGTYHLARRALHLAALRRAEVPGEPHRVGRVLLYQGNADIQANLLVDVEAVQPEWEAAIRAHASQFGGGYVSETVTPEIVERRRARLMYWGTLARVRYAEAFETEDALLIDPEAL, from the coding sequence ATGACCCTGCTGCCCTTCCGCACCGTGTACGGCACCGCGCAGCCGCTGGACTGGCTGTGCCTAGCCCCCCACCCCGACGACGCCGAGATCGGTGCGGGGGGCACCCTGATCCGGCTGGCGCAATCGGGGCGGGCAGTGGGCATCCTCGAACTGTCACGCGGCGAACGCGGCACCCAGGGCACCCCCGAGGAACGCGAGGCCGAGTGTGTGGCGGCGGCGGGGATCATGGGGCTGGGCTGGCGCGGTCAGGTGGAACTGCCCGACGGCGGGCTGGCCGACACGCCGGGGGGTGCCCACGCGCTGGCGGCGGCGCTGCGGGCAGTGCGGCCCCGCGTGCTGCTGGTGCCGCACCACCGGGACCGTCACCCGGACCACTTCGGCACCTACCATCTCGCGCGGCGGGCGCTGCACCTCGCGGCGCTGCGGCGGGCCGAGGTGCCCGGCGAGCCGCACCGGGTGGGCCGGGTGCTGCTGTACCAGGGCAACGCCGACATTCAGGCCAACCTGCTCGTGGACGTGGAGGCCGTGCAGCCCGAGTGGGAAGCGGCCATTCGCGCCCACGCCAGCCAGTTCGGCGGCGGCTACGTCTCCGAAACCGTCACCCCCGAGATCGTGGAGCGCCGCCGCGCCCGGCTGATGTACTGGGGTACCCTGGCCCGCGTGCGCTATGCCGAGGCCTTCGAGACGGAAGACGCGCTGCTGATCGACCCGGAAGCGCTCTGA
- a CDS encoding uracil-DNA glycosylase, with the protein MNRWAGERSSRTGQWLPFFDPADGGVGARVLLLLESPGPVVSRTRFVSVDNPDGTAENMRCLLHLSGLRRSDVVLWNAVPWQMSEGGVVTPRPAQYAEAAPLTREVLALLPQLQAVVLVGKHAQQAWLAVQSPLPAFSCPHPSPQNFNSRREEAAKALTALVGVYGRLLPAG; encoded by the coding sequence TTGAACCGTTGGGCCGGGGAACGCTCTTCCCGGACCGGGCAATGGCTTCCTTTCTTCGACCCGGCGGATGGGGGCGTGGGGGCGCGGGTGCTGCTCCTTCTCGAATCGCCCGGCCCGGTCGTGAGCCGCACACGGTTCGTTTCGGTGGACAACCCCGACGGCACGGCGGAAAACATGCGCTGTTTGCTGCACCTCTCGGGTCTGCGCCGCTCCGACGTGGTGCTGTGGAACGCCGTGCCCTGGCAGATGAGCGAGGGCGGCGTCGTGACGCCCCGGCCCGCGCAGTACGCTGAGGCCGCGCCGCTGACGCGGGAAGTCCTCGCCCTTCTGCCCCAGCTTCAGGCCGTGGTGCTGGTGGGGAAGCACGCGCAGCAGGCGTGGTTGGCCGTTCAGTCTCCCCTCCCCGCCTTCTCCTGTCCCCATCCCAGCCCGCAGAACTTCAACTCGCGTCGGGAGGAAGCGGCGAAGGCCCTCACCGCTTTGGTGGGCGTTTACGGGCGACTCTTGCCGGCGGGTTGA
- the fumC gene encoding class II fumarate hydratase: MTQTTPGQTQPTQTRTESDTMGQLQVAADRYWGAQTERSIHNFPIGRDTFVWGRPVIRALGILKKGAAQANAELGELPGDVADLIVRAADEVIAGKLDDHFPLVVFQTGSGTQSNMNANEVISNRAIELAGGELGSKTPVHPNDHVNRGQSSNDTFPTAMHIAVVLELNERLYGAVGKLRDTLAAKAKEYEGLVKVGRTHLQDATPITLGQEIGGWVAQLDYALAEVRHAEQGLYDLAIGGTAVGTGLNAHPQFGDLAAKKYEAETGFPFRSAENKFAALSAHDALVQTSAALRTLAGALMKMANDVRWLASGPRNGIGEITIPENEPGSSIMPGKVNPTQSEAMTMVATRVFGNDATVAFAGSQGNFQLNVFKPVMVHAVLESIRLIADASVAFNDNCAVGIEPNLERIGHNLDINLMQVTALNKHIGYDKAAAIAKKAHKDGSSLKEAALALGHVTEEQFAEWVVPLEMTRS; encoded by the coding sequence ATGACGCAGACCACGCCGGGCCAGACCCAGCCAACTCAGACCCGCACCGAGTCCGACACCATGGGCCAGCTTCAGGTCGCTGCCGACCGCTACTGGGGCGCCCAGACCGAACGCTCTATCCACAACTTTCCCATCGGGCGCGACACCTTCGTGTGGGGCCGCCCCGTCATCCGGGCGCTGGGCATCCTGAAAAAGGGCGCGGCGCAGGCCAATGCCGAACTGGGCGAACTGCCGGGGGACGTGGCCGACCTGATCGTGCGGGCCGCCGACGAGGTGATTGCCGGGAAACTCGACGACCACTTTCCCCTCGTTGTCTTCCAGACCGGCTCGGGCACCCAGAGCAACATGAACGCCAACGAGGTGATCTCCAACCGCGCCATCGAACTCGCGGGCGGCGAGCTGGGAAGCAAGACGCCCGTTCACCCCAATGACCACGTCAACCGGGGCCAGAGCAGCAACGACACCTTCCCGACCGCCATGCACATTGCGGTCGTGCTGGAACTCAACGAGCGGCTCTACGGCGCGGTGGGCAAGCTGCGGGACACGCTGGCGGCCAAGGCGAAGGAGTACGAGGGGCTGGTCAAGGTGGGCCGCACCCACCTGCAAGACGCCACGCCCATCACGCTTGGGCAGGAGATCGGCGGCTGGGTCGCGCAGCTCGACTACGCGCTGGCGGAGGTCAGGCACGCCGAGCAGGGCCTCTACGACCTCGCCATCGGCGGCACGGCGGTCGGGACAGGGCTGAACGCCCATCCACAGTTCGGGGACCTCGCCGCGAAGAAGTACGAGGCCGAGACGGGCTTCCCCTTCCGCTCCGCTGAGAACAAGTTCGCGGCCCTGTCGGCTCACGACGCCCTGGTGCAGACCTCGGCGGCGCTGCGGACCCTCGCCGGGGCGCTGATGAAGATGGCGAACGACGTGCGCTGGCTGGCAAGTGGTCCCCGCAACGGCATCGGAGAGATCACCATTCCGGAAAACGAGCCCGGCTCCTCCATCATGCCCGGCAAGGTGAACCCCACGCAAAGCGAGGCCATGACGATGGTCGCCACCCGCGTCTTCGGCAACGACGCCACCGTCGCCTTTGCCGGGTCGCAGGGCAACTTCCAGCTCAACGTCTTCAAGCCGGTGATGGTCCACGCCGTGCTGGAGAGCATTCGGTTGATCGCGGACGCTTCCGTAGCCTTCAACGACAACTGCGCGGTCGGCATCGAGCCGAATCTGGAGCGGATCGGGCACAACCTCGACATCAACCTGATGCAGGTCACCGCCCTGAACAAACACATCGGCTACGACAAGGCCGCCGCCATCGCCAAGAAGGCCCACAAGGACGGGTCCAGCCTGAAGGAAGCGGCGCTCGCGCTGGGGCACGTCACCGAGGAGCAGTTTGCCGAGTGGGTCGTGCCGCTGGAGATGACCCGGAGCTGA
- a CDS encoding YpdA family putative bacillithiol disulfide reductase, giving the protein MSQMFDVAIVGAGPVGLAAAIACKRAGLSYVVLEKGCVVNAIFEYPTYMTFFTTAPELEIGDHPMVTGHDKPDRRDALMYYRLVTQREELNVRLYTEVKRVHAAPAGFTLEVEAQDGTPDVVEARRVVVATGYYDNPVGLGIPGEDSPNVSHYYTEAHPFLGLNVTVIGAGNSAADAALDLWRGGANVTMVVRAPELKSTIKYWVRPDLENRIKEGSIAAHFSAQVVEIHPEHVVVQRLDGTTFELPTHFTFALTGYRPDLSFLSGLNLAQQADECLVLDEHYQSSVPGLFVVGSAGFAGKTNQVFIENGRHHAAHAVAEIERQLAPGWVDGKPETVLSVH; this is encoded by the coding sequence ATGAGCCAGATGTTCGACGTTGCCATCGTGGGGGCCGGGCCGGTGGGCCTCGCCGCCGCCATCGCCTGCAAGCGGGCGGGGCTGAGCTACGTGGTGCTGGAGAAGGGTTGCGTGGTCAACGCGATTTTCGAGTACCCCACCTACATGACCTTTTTTACCACCGCGCCTGAGCTGGAAATCGGCGACCACCCGATGGTCACCGGCCACGACAAGCCCGACCGCCGCGACGCCCTGATGTACTACCGCCTCGTCACCCAGCGTGAGGAGCTGAACGTGCGCCTCTATACGGAGGTTAAGCGCGTCCACGCGGCCCCGGCGGGTTTCACGCTGGAGGTCGAAGCGCAGGACGGCACGCCGGACGTGGTCGAGGCGCGGCGTGTGGTCGTGGCGACCGGGTACTACGACAATCCCGTCGGGCTGGGCATTCCCGGCGAGGACTCTCCCAACGTCAGTCACTACTACACCGAGGCGCACCCCTTCCTGGGCCTGAACGTCACCGTGATCGGGGCGGGCAACTCGGCCGCCGACGCGGCCCTCGACCTGTGGCGCGGGGGGGCGAACGTGACGATGGTCGTGCGGGCACCCGAGCTGAAGTCCACCATCAAGTACTGGGTGCGGCCCGACTTGGAAAACCGCATCAAGGAAGGCAGCATCGCCGCCCATTTCAGCGCTCAGGTGGTCGAGATTCACCCCGAACACGTCGTCGTGCAGCGATTGGACGGCACCACCTTCGAGTTGCCCACCCACTTCACCTTCGCGCTGACCGGCTACCGCCCGGACCTCTCCTTCCTGTCTGGACTGAACCTCGCCCAGCAGGCCGACGAATGCCTGGTGCTGGACGAGCACTACCAGAGCAGCGTGCCGGGCCTGTTCGTGGTGGGGTCGGCGGGGTTCGCGGGCAAGACGAATCAGGTCTTTATCGAGAACGGGCGGCACCACGCGGCCCACGCGGTGGCCGAGATCGAGCGGCAACTCGCGCCGGGATGGGTGGACGGCAAGCCCGAGACGGTGCTCTCGGTCCATTAA
- a CDS encoding VanW family protein, giving the protein MIQARTLLLAGLLLGTAHAQTAPEPMPPVDAPAPVAEPAPATPAPAPAAAPARTAPLLITVQVNYPALMNGKKTTVPFVSTLNLPGERVAVLRQRGVVTESLEADLKTFLASLPVQGQDARFENLGTAGWAVVQRNGLKVDTEQTRANVLTALKDPRAVRANVVVTGQVAPKRTLDFFAGKGITAHLATGVTNYAGSSAARMTNIHVGTRNFQDRLFEGKTFSFNQFIGTVSARAGYVPGLIIAGDRTETGLGGGICQVSTTAFRALYGAGLPVVERHTHSYQVHYYQPQGLDAAIYQPTLDLRFANDTGGALWFQADWNDADGYLEISVFGKARDFTVELSQPKVLRTVPSPADRLIRSASLKPGERRQVDWAAPGATMEVTRKLVRGGKVIRQDVLKSTYRPWPNIYLVGR; this is encoded by the coding sequence ATGATCCAAGCCCGCACCCTTCTTCTCGCGGGGCTGCTGCTGGGGACCGCGCACGCCCAGACGGCCCCGGAGCCCATGCCCCCGGTGGACGCTCCGGCACCCGTGGCCGAACCGGCTCCGGCGACCCCCGCGCCCGCTCCTGCCGCCGCACCCGCCCGCACCGCACCGCTGCTGATCACCGTGCAGGTAAATTACCCCGCCCTAATGAACGGCAAGAAGACCACCGTGCCCTTCGTCAGCACCCTGAACCTGCCCGGCGAACGGGTGGCGGTGCTGCGGCAGCGCGGCGTGGTCACCGAGAGTTTGGAGGCGGACCTGAAGACCTTTCTGGCCTCCCTCCCCGTGCAGGGGCAAGACGCCCGCTTCGAGAACCTCGGCACAGCGGGCTGGGCGGTCGTGCAGCGCAACGGGCTGAAGGTGGATACCGAGCAGACCCGCGCCAACGTTCTCACCGCGCTGAAAGACCCCCGCGCCGTGCGGGCGAACGTGGTCGTAACCGGGCAGGTCGCGCCGAAGCGGACGCTGGACTTCTTCGCGGGCAAGGGCATCACGGCGCACCTCGCCACCGGGGTCACCAACTACGCCGGAAGCAGCGCTGCCCGCATGACCAACATCCATGTGGGCACCCGCAACTTTCAGGACCGCCTGTTTGAGGGCAAGACCTTCTCCTTTAACCAGTTTATTGGCACCGTCTCGGCGCGGGCGGGGTACGTGCCCGGCCTGATTATCGCCGGGGACCGCACCGAGACGGGCCTGGGCGGGGGCATCTGTCAGGTCAGCACGACCGCGTTCCGGGCGCTGTACGGGGCGGGCCTCCCGGTCGTGGAGCGGCACACGCACTCCTATCAGGTCCACTATTACCAGCCGCAGGGCCTCGACGCGGCGATCTACCAGCCCACCCTCGACCTGCGGTTCGCCAACGACACCGGCGGGGCGCTGTGGTTTCAGGCCGACTGGAACGACGCCGACGGCTACCTGGAAATCAGCGTGTTCGGCAAGGCCCGCGACTTCACGGTGGAACTGAGCCAGCCGAAGGTGCTCCGGACCGTGCCCTCCCCCGCCGACCGCCTGATTCGCAGCGCCAGCCTTAAGCCCGGCGAGCGCCGACAGGTGGACTGGGCGGCGCCCGGCGCCACGATGGAAGTGACGCGCAAACTGGTCCGGGGGGGCAAGGTCATTCGTCAGGATGTCCTGAAAAGCACGTACCGGCCCTGGCCCAACATTTATCTGGTCGGGCGCTGA